Proteins from a single region of Sinorhizobium alkalisoli:
- the aspA gene encoding aspartate ammonia-lyase: MNMTRIEHDLLGDREVPADAWYGVQTLRAVENFPITGVPISHFPHFVAALAMVKAAAARANRDLGLIAPQKAEAIIAACKEIVAGRLNDQFVVDLIQGGAGTSTNMNANEVIANLALEKLGHPKGAYAHLHPNDDVNRSQSTNDAYPTAVCLGLQFAAEPLVAAIASLQQALSEKGREFADVIKMGRTQLQDAVPMTLGQEFDAFAVNLGEDVDRIGEILRLLCEVNLGGTAIGTGLNTHPDYAVLAVRHLAEISGKPVVPAANLIEATSDMGAFVLFSGLLKRLAIKLSKLANDLRLLSSGPRAGLGEIVLPAMQPGSSIMPGKVNPVIPEAVNQVAYQVIGNDLAVTLAAEAGQLQLNAMEPLIVYNLFSSIKMLATACRILEERCIRGIRANREQCRRHVEQSIGIVTALVPHIGYANATRIAAEALASGATVRELVAAEGLLTPAELDRLLSPQAMLSPAAGIA; encoded by the coding sequence ATGAACATGACGCGTATCGAACATGATCTGCTCGGCGACCGGGAGGTGCCGGCGGACGCCTGGTACGGCGTCCAGACGCTGAGGGCCGTCGAGAACTTTCCGATCACCGGCGTGCCGATCAGCCATTTTCCGCATTTCGTCGCAGCACTCGCCATGGTCAAGGCGGCGGCGGCTCGCGCCAATCGCGATCTCGGCCTCATCGCGCCGCAGAAGGCCGAGGCGATCATCGCCGCCTGCAAGGAGATCGTCGCCGGCCGCCTCAACGATCAATTCGTCGTCGATCTGATCCAGGGCGGCGCCGGCACGTCCACCAACATGAACGCCAACGAGGTGATCGCCAACCTCGCGCTCGAAAAGCTCGGTCACCCCAAGGGCGCCTACGCGCATCTGCATCCCAACGACGACGTGAACAGGTCGCAATCGACCAACGACGCCTATCCGACCGCCGTCTGCCTCGGCCTGCAATTCGCCGCCGAGCCGCTCGTGGCGGCGATCGCTTCGCTGCAGCAGGCGCTTTCGGAAAAGGGGCGGGAGTTCGCCGACGTCATCAAGATGGGCCGCACCCAGCTTCAGGATGCGGTGCCGATGACGCTCGGCCAGGAATTCGACGCCTTCGCCGTCAATCTCGGCGAGGACGTCGATCGCATCGGCGAGATCCTGCGTCTTCTCTGCGAGGTCAATCTGGGCGGCACCGCCATCGGCACCGGCCTCAACACCCACCCGGACTACGCCGTTCTCGCGGTTCGCCATCTCGCCGAGATTTCGGGCAAGCCGGTGGTGCCGGCCGCCAACCTGATCGAGGCGACCTCGGACATGGGTGCCTTCGTGCTCTTTTCCGGCCTGCTCAAGCGGCTGGCCATCAAGCTTTCGAAGCTCGCCAACGATCTGCGCCTCCTGTCCAGCGGACCGCGCGCCGGGCTCGGCGAGATCGTGCTGCCGGCGATGCAGCCCGGCTCATCGATCATGCCCGGCAAGGTCAATCCGGTCATTCCCGAGGCGGTGAACCAGGTTGCCTATCAGGTCATCGGCAATGACCTTGCCGTGACGCTGGCAGCCGAAGCCGGCCAGCTCCAGCTTAATGCCATGGAACCGCTGATCGTCTATAACCTGTTCTCATCGATCAAGATGCTGGCGACCGCCTGCCGCATCCTCGAAGAGCGCTGCATCCGCGGCATCCGCGCCAATCGCGAGCAGTGCCGCCGGCACGTGGAACAGAGCATCGGGATCGTGACCGCTCTCGTGCCGCATATCGGCTACGCCAACGCCACGCGCATCGCCGCCGAGGCGCTTGCAAGTGGCGCCACCGTGCGCGAACTGGTGGCGGCCGAAGGGCTGCTGACGCCGGCGGAACTCGACCGGTTGCTGAGCCCGCAGGCAATGCTCAGTCCCGCAGCAGGTATCGCATGA
- a CDS encoding type I asparaginase translates to MSRRVLILHTGGTIGMEAAPGGLKPMAGFGALLKRRLGETASATPLPDCDVVELDSLIDSANLQPAQWPVIAGELVRRWDAYDGFVVLHGTDTMAWTASALSFMLRGLDKPVILTGAQIPLTAPRSDGLENLEMALILAAQYPLREVGLCFGRKLLRGNRSRKIATDRFDAFDSPNYPAIAEAGINIVLRRELLLAAEPKAFFLPDHFDPEAVAVITIHPGLSPRVVEAVLSDPMLKGVVLRSYGVGNVPEANARLLAALGAALKRGVTVVNTTQCVIGAVAQDTYATGAALARIGAVSGADMTLEAAFAKLHVLIAEGLPPEDIRARMAVPLAGEMIAG, encoded by the coding sequence ATGAGCCGGCGCGTCCTCATCCTGCATACGGGCGGCACCATCGGCATGGAAGCCGCGCCCGGCGGCCTCAAGCCGATGGCCGGCTTTGGCGCCCTGCTCAAGCGCAGGCTCGGCGAAACGGCCTCGGCGACGCCGCTCCCGGATTGCGATGTCGTCGAGCTCGACAGCCTGATCGACAGCGCCAATCTGCAGCCGGCGCAATGGCCGGTCATTGCCGGCGAGCTCGTCCGCCGCTGGGATGCCTATGACGGCTTCGTCGTGCTGCACGGCACCGACACGATGGCGTGGACGGCTTCGGCGCTCTCCTTCATGCTGCGCGGCCTCGACAAGCCCGTGATCCTGACGGGCGCGCAGATTCCGCTGACGGCGCCGCGCAGCGACGGGCTCGAAAATCTCGAGATGGCGCTGATCCTCGCCGCGCAGTATCCGCTGCGCGAAGTCGGCCTCTGTTTCGGCCGCAAGCTCTTGCGCGGCAACCGCAGCCGCAAGATCGCGACCGACCGCTTCGATGCCTTCGACTCGCCCAATTATCCGGCGATCGCCGAGGCCGGCATCAACATCGTGCTGCGCCGGGAGCTGTTGCTCGCCGCCGAGCCCAAGGCCTTCTTTCTGCCGGACCATTTCGATCCGGAGGCCGTGGCGGTCATCACCATCCACCCCGGCCTTTCGCCGCGCGTCGTCGAGGCGGTGCTCTCCGATCCGATGCTCAAAGGCGTTGTGCTGCGCAGCTACGGCGTCGGCAATGTGCCGGAAGCAAACGCGCGGCTGCTCGCCGCCCTCGGCGCGGCGCTCAAGCGCGGCGTCACGGTGGTCAACACGACGCAATGCGTGATCGGCGCGGTGGCGCAGGACACCTATGCCACAGGCGCCGCGCTTGCCCGCATCGGCGCGGTGTCGGGCGCCGACATGACGCTCGAGGCGGCCTTTGCCAAGCTGCACGTGCTAATCGCCGAGGGATTGCCGCCCGAGGACATTCGCGCCCGCATGGCGGTGCCGCTCGCGGGCGAGATGATCGCCGGTTGA
- a CDS encoding aldose epimerase family protein — translation MSTDTEVFGHLPSGEPVHRVTLSGGGLTAKVLSWGAVIQDLRLEGHAPPLVLGFEDFDSYPAYSSYFGATPGRNANRIGEGRFTLDGKVYQLELNEKGVTHLHGGSDNIGKRNWTIIARTGDSVTLRITDPDGRAGYPGNCTITCTYRLKPGGTLNVLYESATDAPTLANLCQHSYFNLDGSVDALGHDIMIAADHYLPVDEHLIPTGEIRPVAGTVFDLREMTSMRRQMDGNGIAYDHNFCLSPERMEKRSIALVRSIGSGVTLEVLTTEPGVQLYTGSKLNVSAPGLEGRPYGPFAGFCLETQIWPDAINHDGFPRAVLRPGETLRQETDYVFTKS, via the coding sequence ATGAGCACCGACACGGAAGTCTTCGGCCACCTGCCTTCCGGCGAACCGGTCCACCGCGTGACCCTCAGCGGTGGCGGGCTGACGGCGAAGGTTCTGAGCTGGGGGGCCGTCATCCAGGATCTCAGGCTCGAAGGCCATGCGCCGCCGCTCGTGCTCGGATTCGAGGATTTCGACAGCTATCCCGCCTATTCCTCCTATTTCGGCGCCACCCCCGGCCGCAATGCCAACCGGATCGGCGAAGGACGCTTCACCCTCGACGGCAAGGTCTATCAGCTCGAGCTCAACGAGAAGGGCGTCACGCATCTGCATGGCGGAAGCGACAATATCGGCAAGCGCAATTGGACGATCATCGCGAGGACCGGGGACAGCGTCACGCTCAGGATCACCGATCCCGACGGCCGGGCCGGCTATCCGGGCAACTGCACGATCACCTGCACCTATCGCCTGAAGCCGGGCGGCACGTTGAACGTCCTCTACGAATCGGCCACCGACGCGCCGACGCTCGCCAATTTATGCCAGCACAGCTACTTCAATCTCGACGGCAGCGTCGACGCGCTCGGGCATGACATCATGATCGCCGCCGACCACTACCTGCCGGTGGACGAGCATCTTATCCCGACCGGCGAGATCCGTCCGGTTGCAGGCACCGTCTTCGATCTCCGGGAAATGACCTCGATGCGGCGGCAGATGGACGGCAACGGGATTGCCTATGACCACAATTTCTGCCTCTCGCCCGAGCGCATGGAGAAGCGCTCGATAGCGCTGGTGCGCAGCATCGGGTCCGGCGTGACGCTGGAGGTGCTGACCACCGAGCCGGGGGTCCAGCTCTATACCGGCAGCAAGCTCAACGTCTCGGCTCCGGGTCTCGAAGGCCGCCCCTATGGCCCCTTCGCCGGCTTCTGCCTTGAAACCCAGATCTGGCCGGACGCCATCAATCACGACGGCTTCCCGAGGGCGGTGCTGCGCCCGGGCGAAACGCTCCGCCAGGAAACCGACTACGTTTTCACGAAAAGCTGA
- the metA gene encoding homoserine O-acetyltransferase MetA: MPIKIPDALPAFETLVNEGVRVMTETAAIRQDIRPLQIGLLNLMPNKIKTELQMARLIGATPLQVELSLVRVNGYRPKNTPEDHLLAFYETWEEVKGRKFDGFIITGAPVETLDYEEVTYWDELKRIFDWTATNVHSTMNVCWGAMAAIYHFHGVPKYSLKEKAFGVYRHQNLKPSSVYLNGFSDDFAVPVSRWTEVRRADIERVPGLEILMESKEMGVCLVHERKGNRLYMFNHVEYDSTSLSEEYFRDVDAGVPIKLPHDYFPHNDAALPPQNRWRSHAHLFFGNWINEIYQTTPYELAKIGAEP, encoded by the coding sequence ATGCCCATCAAGATTCCCGACGCGCTGCCCGCCTTCGAGACCCTGGTCAACGAGGGTGTGCGGGTGATGACAGAGACCGCGGCGATCCGGCAGGACATCCGCCCGCTCCAGATCGGGCTTCTCAATCTCATGCCGAACAAGATCAAGACCGAGCTCCAGATGGCGCGGCTGATCGGCGCCACGCCCCTGCAGGTCGAACTGTCGCTGGTGCGGGTCAACGGCTATCGGCCGAAGAACACGCCGGAGGATCATCTGCTCGCCTTTTATGAGACCTGGGAGGAGGTGAAGGGCCGCAAGTTCGACGGTTTCATCATCACCGGCGCGCCGGTCGAGACCCTCGACTACGAGGAGGTCACCTATTGGGACGAGCTTAAGCGCATCTTCGACTGGACGGCGACCAATGTGCATTCGACCATGAATGTCTGCTGGGGCGCCATGGCGGCGATCTACCATTTCCACGGCGTCCCGAAATATTCGCTGAAAGAAAAGGCCTTCGGCGTCTACCGGCACCAGAACCTGAAGCCTTCGTCGGTCTATCTGAACGGCTTTTCCGATGATTTCGCCGTGCCCGTCTCGCGCTGGACGGAGGTGCGCCGCGCCGATATCGAGCGGGTGCCGGGGCTCGAGATCCTGATGGAATCGAAGGAGATGGGCGTCTGCCTCGTGCACGAACGGAAGGGCAACCGGCTCTACATGTTCAATCACGTCGAATATGATTCCACCTCGCTGTCGGAGGAATATTTCCGCGACGTCGATGCCGGCGTGCCGATCAAGCTGCCGCACGACTATTTCCCGCACAACGACGCGGCGCTGCCGCCGCAGAACCGTTGGCGCAGCCATGCGCATCTCTTCTTCGGCAACTGGATCAACGAGATCTACCAGACGACGCCCTACGAACTCGCGAAGATCGGTGCCGAGCCTTAA
- a CDS encoding RidA family protein: MAARLISSGSPFEKAAGYSRAVVKGDWCFLSGTTGYDYATMIMPETVEEQARNCLKTIEGALKEGGFSLSDVVRSHCYVTDASFADRVFPIFGELFGDIRPAATMIVCDLIRPEMLIEIEVTAFRG; this comes from the coding sequence GTGGCGGCCAGGCTTATTTCCTCCGGTTCGCCCTTCGAGAAGGCGGCAGGCTATTCGCGTGCCGTCGTCAAGGGCGACTGGTGCTTCCTCTCCGGCACGACCGGCTACGATTATGCCACCATGATCATGCCGGAGACGGTGGAGGAACAGGCGCGCAACTGTCTGAAGACGATCGAGGGCGCGCTCAAGGAGGGCGGCTTCTCGCTCTCGGATGTCGTGCGCAGCCATTGCTACGTCACGGACGCCAGCTTCGCCGACCGCGTCTTTCCGATCTTCGGCGAGCTGTTCGGCGACATCCGTCCGGCCGCGACGATGATCGTCTGCGACCTGATCCGCCCGGAAATGCTGATCGAGATCGAGGTCACGGCGTTCAGAGGCTGA
- the leuD gene encoding 3-isopropylmalate dehydratase small subunit — translation MEKFVKLTGVAAPLPVVNVDTDMIIPKDYLKTIKRTGLGKGLFAESRYNEDGTLNPDFVLNKPAYQDARILVAGDNFGCGSSREHAPWALLDFGIRCVISTSFADIFYNNCFKNGILPIVVSQADLDKLMDDASRGSNAVLTVDLEAQEITGPDGGSIKFEIDAFKRHCLLNGLDDIGLTLEKASAIDNFETATATSRPWA, via the coding sequence ATGGAAAAGTTCGTCAAGCTTACCGGCGTTGCCGCGCCCTTGCCCGTCGTCAACGTCGACACGGACATGATCATTCCGAAGGACTACCTGAAGACGATCAAGCGCACCGGCCTCGGCAAGGGGCTTTTCGCCGAATCCCGCTACAACGAAGACGGCACGCTGAACCCGGACTTCGTGCTCAACAAGCCGGCCTACCAGGACGCCAGGATTCTCGTCGCCGGCGACAATTTCGGTTGCGGCTCCTCGCGCGAACACGCGCCCTGGGCACTCCTCGACTTCGGCATCCGCTGCGTCATCTCGACCTCGTTCGCCGATATCTTCTACAACAACTGTTTCAAGAACGGCATCCTGCCGATCGTCGTCAGCCAGGCCGACCTCGACAAGCTGATGGACGACGCCAGCCGCGGCTCCAATGCGGTGCTCACCGTCGATCTCGAGGCGCAGGAGATCACCGGCCCGGATGGCGGTTCGATCAAGTTCGAGATCGACGCCTTCAAGCGCCATTGCCTGCTGAACGGCCTCGACGATATCGGCCTGACGCTGGAGAAGGCGAGCGCCATCGACAATTTCGAGACGGCAACCGCTACCTCCCGGCCCTGGGCATAA
- a CDS encoding HpcH/HpaI aldolase/citrate lyase family protein, giving the protein MTRPTDHHPVRLRRSVLSVPADNPRALAKVKVLTADAVIFDLEDAVAPERKREARDALVRHLSEDRPEIETVIRINRTEAGFDELDLAAALAVSADAVLLPKVEVPADIQAALDWLAENDAPESVRLWAMIETPRGVINAPAIAETGRTRAGRLDCLVVGLNDMRKATGVADLPSRPYLLSWLMQILLAARGSGLDAVDAVFNDFRDAQGFETECRQGRDMGYDGKMLIHPAQIAFANDAFGIDDAALAEARAIIAAFALPENSGKGVISLNGRMVERLHLDEAQKLAAKADIIETRKARS; this is encoded by the coding sequence ATGACGAGACCGACCGACCACCATCCCGTGCGGCTGCGCCGCTCCGTGCTCTCCGTTCCGGCGGACAACCCCCGTGCGCTCGCCAAGGTCAAGGTTCTGACCGCCGATGCCGTCATCTTCGATCTCGAGGATGCCGTGGCGCCCGAGCGCAAGAGAGAGGCGCGCGACGCGCTGGTACGGCATCTTTCCGAGGACCGGCCTGAGATCGAAACGGTCATCCGCATCAACCGGACGGAGGCGGGGTTCGACGAACTGGATCTTGCCGCCGCACTCGCCGTCAGTGCCGATGCGGTCCTCCTGCCCAAGGTCGAAGTCCCCGCCGACATTCAGGCCGCTCTCGACTGGCTCGCGGAAAACGACGCACCGGAAAGCGTGAGGCTCTGGGCGATGATCGAGACGCCGCGCGGCGTGATCAATGCGCCGGCGATCGCCGAGACCGGGCGCACGCGCGCCGGCCGGCTCGACTGCCTCGTCGTCGGCCTGAATGATATGAGAAAGGCGACCGGCGTCGCCGACCTCCCGAGCCGCCCCTATCTCCTGTCCTGGCTGATGCAGATCCTCCTTGCCGCCCGCGGCAGCGGTCTCGATGCCGTCGATGCGGTCTTCAACGACTTCCGCGATGCGCAAGGTTTCGAAACCGAGTGCCGGCAGGGACGCGACATGGGCTACGACGGCAAGATGCTGATCCACCCGGCCCAGATTGCTTTCGCCAACGACGCCTTCGGCATCGATGACGCAGCGCTCGCGGAGGCGCGCGCGATCATCGCCGCCTTTGCCCTTCCGGAAAATTCCGGCAAAGGCGTGATCAGTCTCAACGGCCGCATGGTCGAGCGGCTGCATCTGGACGAAGCGCAGAAACTCGCCGCCAAGGCGGATATCATCGAAACACGAAAGGCAAGATCGTGA
- a CDS encoding DUF1737 domain-containing protein codes for MKLYRFLTGPDDASFCHKVTAALNQGWELHGNPTYAFNADTQHMQCGQAVVKEVSGKDYHPDVKLSEE; via the coding sequence GTGAAACTCTATCGCTTTCTCACCGGCCCCGACGACGCCTCCTTCTGCCATAAGGTGACGGCGGCGCTGAACCAGGGATGGGAGCTCCACGGCAATCCGACCTATGCCTTCAACGCCGACACCCAGCATATGCAGTGCGGCCAGGCGGTGGTGAAGGAAGTGTCGGGCAAGGATTACCATCCGGACGTCAAGCTCTCGGAAGAGTGA
- a CDS encoding redoxin family protein, translating into MSEHYPDHPLQPGDQAPNIVLDAISREGRIALDDFRGRSPVLIGLFRGLLCPFCRRHVAAMARLNPALSEKGVASLAVVNTPVERARLYFRYQPIPGLLAASDTERASHRVFGLPLIEFTENETNWPQRVGMDAVSAMRVDWPGELPEPMNPASGGDLLSSKDGYEVTEADEQVRIPGHMQLVGHFLLDRDGVVRWSFTEVEEDGRNVCRALNPEELMSAASQLA; encoded by the coding sequence ATGTCTGAGCACTATCCAGACCATCCGCTACAGCCGGGCGACCAGGCCCCCAACATCGTGCTGGACGCGATATCCCGCGAGGGGAGGATCGCGCTTGATGATTTTCGCGGTCGAAGCCCCGTGTTGATCGGGTTGTTTCGAGGGCTGCTTTGTCCGTTCTGCCGACGCCATGTGGCGGCGATGGCCCGGCTCAACCCGGCCCTTAGCGAGAAAGGCGTCGCCTCGCTGGCGGTGGTCAACACCCCGGTGGAACGCGCACGCCTCTATTTCCGCTACCAGCCTATACCCGGCCTGCTCGCCGCATCCGACACCGAGCGCGCTTCGCACCGCGTCTTCGGCTTGCCTCTCATCGAGTTTACGGAAAATGAGACCAACTGGCCGCAGAGGGTCGGAATGGACGCGGTCTCGGCGATGCGGGTCGATTGGCCGGGGGAGTTGCCCGAACCGATGAATCCGGCGAGCGGCGGCGATCTTCTCAGCAGCAAGGACGGGTATGAAGTCACGGAAGCCGATGAGCAGGTGCGGATACCCGGTCATATGCAGCTTGTCGGCCATTTCCTGCTCGACCGCGACGGCGTGGTACGCTGGAGTTTCACCGAAGTCGAAGAGGATGGCCGAAACGTATGCCGGGCGTTGAATCCCGAAGAACTGATGTCGGCCGCTTCCCAACTCGCATGA
- a CDS encoding metallopeptidase family protein yields the protein MARIDQTEDWRERHAPTLTTFEQLAFEAYIHLPEEFRKLTTDLTIEVADFPSDDVFEDMALETPFDLLGLFEGRGIGERFTLETGELPNRIILYRRPILDYWAENDETLGDIITHVLIHEIGHHFGLSDDDMERIEASVEHLGG from the coding sequence ATGGCCCGCATAGACCAGACCGAAGATTGGCGGGAACGCCACGCACCGACGCTTACGACATTCGAACAGCTTGCGTTTGAAGCCTACATCCATCTGCCGGAGGAATTCCGCAAGCTGACGACGGATCTCACCATCGAAGTTGCCGATTTCCCGAGCGACGACGTCTTCGAAGACATGGCGCTGGAGACGCCTTTCGACCTGCTCGGCCTCTTCGAAGGCCGCGGCATCGGCGAACGCTTCACGCTCGAAACCGGCGAACTGCCGAACCGGATCATTCTCTACCGTCGCCCGATCCTCGATTATTGGGCGGAAAACGACGAAACGCTGGGCGACATCATCACCCATGTGCTGATCCACGAGATCGGCCACCATTTCGGCCTGTCCGACGACGACATGGAGCGGATCGAGGCGAGCGTCGAACATCTGGGCGGCTAG
- a CDS encoding ImuA family protein — translation MAENAVQRQTILSLRESIARIENGCSSAVVPAIRDADRGGFRRGRESAPDRQVMPLGIASLDDVLKGGLPLEGLVEIRNAETRDAGAAAGFVMALAVLYQQRRREKGHLAPVLWISQTLAAREAGNPYAPGLRSYGLDAERLLFVSAGKVKDALWIAEAALSVPVFATIVLEIRGNPASLALSESRRLHVKARAGQVPLLLFRQAGHEEASSAFFRFQIKPAPAGERPLPDGSMLCGSVGHPSFHLLVEKNRASAPHDIFLEWNAHDRRFSPLNERRSAALQANDPPENPGDPLSASAGRSRRAEPLGRLLAFARAS, via the coding sequence ATGGCCGAGAACGCCGTGCAACGGCAAACCATTCTTTCCCTTCGTGAAAGCATAGCACGGATTGAGAACGGCTGCTCGTCCGCTGTCGTGCCGGCGATCCGGGATGCCGATCGCGGCGGCTTTCGCCGCGGCAGGGAGAGCGCGCCGGACCGCCAGGTCATGCCCCTTGGAATTGCCTCGCTCGACGATGTGCTCAAAGGCGGGTTGCCGCTCGAGGGCCTGGTGGAAATCCGCAATGCCGAAACCCGCGATGCAGGCGCGGCGGCCGGCTTCGTCATGGCGCTTGCCGTTCTCTACCAGCAGCGGAGAAGGGAAAAGGGGCATCTCGCCCCGGTCCTGTGGATCAGCCAGACGCTTGCTGCGCGCGAGGCCGGCAATCCTTATGCCCCCGGACTGAGGAGCTACGGGCTTGATGCGGAACGGCTCCTCTTCGTGTCCGCGGGCAAGGTCAAGGATGCGCTCTGGATCGCCGAGGCGGCGCTTTCGGTGCCGGTCTTCGCCACGATCGTGCTGGAAATCCGCGGCAATCCCGCCTCTCTCGCCTTGAGCGAGAGCCGGCGCCTGCACGTCAAGGCGCGGGCCGGCCAGGTTCCGCTTCTTCTCTTCCGGCAGGCGGGGCATGAGGAGGCGAGCAGCGCCTTTTTCCGCTTCCAGATCAAGCCGGCGCCGGCCGGCGAACGTCCCCTCCCCGATGGCTCGATGCTTTGCGGCAGCGTCGGCCATCCAAGCTTTCACCTCCTTGTCGAAAAAAACAGGGCGTCTGCCCCTCACGACATCTTTCTCGAATGGAACGCCCATGACCGCCGCTTCTCTCCCCTCAATGAGCGCCGAAGCGCCGCTCTTCAGGCAAACGACCCGCCAGAGAATCCTGGCGATCCACTTTCCGCATCTGCCGGCCGATCGCGTCGCGCGGAGCCGCTGGGGCGCCTCCTGGCTTTCGCGCGGGCGTCCTGA